A single window of Methylobacterium nodulans ORS 2060 DNA harbors:
- a CDS encoding MFS transporter, which produces MSNAFAAGGAPPASRRPFGRNYAFVVVGVVFLALLAAAGLRAAPGVLILPLEQAFGWSRATISFSAGLGIFLYGLVGPFAAALMQSFGIRRTLLCALALMAASTGLSAFMSEPWHLVATWGLLSGLGSGCVAIVLGATVVNRWFAAHRGLVMGILTASTATGTLVFLPGLAAIAAAGGWQPVVLTVAGVIAALIPLVTWLLPERPADIGLLPYGAAPGAVVEPLRRANPFRTAIEGLVRASRKSDFWLLFGTFYICGLTTNGLVGTHMISFCADMGLPEVRAAGLLALMGIFDLIGTTGSGWLTDRYDPRKLLFVYYGLRGLSLMALPFTDFSFYSLSIFAVFYGLDWIATVPPTVRLTNEVFGERDAPIVFGWIAAGHQAGAATAAFGAGLSRAVEGRYLEAFLAAGLTGLVAAMMSLMIGRAARRAVATA; this is translated from the coding sequence ATGTCGAACGCCTTCGCCGCGGGGGGCGCGCCCCCGGCTTCGCGCCGGCCGTTCGGCCGGAACTATGCCTTCGTGGTGGTGGGCGTGGTCTTCCTGGCCCTGCTCGCGGCCGCCGGCCTGCGGGCAGCGCCGGGCGTGCTGATCCTGCCGCTGGAGCAGGCCTTCGGCTGGAGCCGCGCCACGATCTCGTTCTCGGCGGGCCTCGGCATCTTTCTGTACGGGCTGGTCGGGCCCTTCGCGGCGGCGCTGATGCAGAGCTTCGGCATCCGCCGGACCCTGCTCTGCGCGCTGGCGCTGATGGCCGCTTCGACGGGCCTTTCCGCATTCATGAGCGAGCCCTGGCACCTCGTCGCCACCTGGGGGCTGCTGTCGGGCCTCGGCAGCGGCTGCGTTGCCATCGTGCTCGGCGCGACCGTGGTGAACCGCTGGTTCGCCGCCCATCGCGGCCTCGTCATGGGCATCCTCACCGCGAGCACGGCGACCGGCACGCTGGTCTTCCTGCCCGGCCTCGCCGCCATCGCGGCGGCGGGCGGCTGGCAGCCGGTGGTGCTGACCGTGGCGGGCGTGATCGCGGCCCTGATCCCGCTGGTGACCTGGCTCCTGCCCGAGCGGCCCGCCGATATCGGCCTTCTGCCCTACGGGGCCGCGCCCGGCGCGGTAGTCGAGCCGCTGCGGCGCGCGAACCCCTTTCGCACCGCCATCGAGGGCCTCGTGCGGGCGAGCCGCAAGTCCGACTTCTGGCTCCTGTTCGGCACCTTCTACATCTGCGGGCTCACCACCAACGGGCTCGTGGGCACGCACATGATCTCCTTCTGCGCCGATATGGGCCTGCCGGAGGTGCGCGCGGCGGGGCTGCTCGCGCTGATGGGCATCTTCGACCTGATCGGCACCACCGGCTCCGGCTGGCTCACCGACCGGTACGACCCGCGCAAGCTGCTCTTCGTCTATTACGGCCTGCGCGGCCTGTCGCTGATGGCGCTGCCCTTCACGGACTTCTCGTTCTACAGCCTGTCGATCTTCGCGGTCTTCTACGGGCTCGACTGGATCGCGACGGTGCCGCCGACCGTTCGGCTGACGAACGAGGTCTTCGGCGAGCGCGACGCGCCGATCGTGTTCGGCTGGATCGCAGCCGGACATCAGGCGGGCGCCGCCACGGCGGCCTTCGGGGCCGGCCTATCGCGTGCCGTCGAGGGCCGCTACCTCGAAGCCTTCCTGGCCGCGGGGCTCACCGGGCTCGTCGCCGCGATGATGTCGCTGATGATCGGCCGCGCCGCCCGCCGGGCGGTGGCGACGGCTTGA
- a CDS encoding TetR/AcrR family transcriptional regulator, translated as MRAGDRIRAAARDLFYRRGIRAVGVEEIVERAGVTKPSLYRGFASKDALAVACLEDFAAAFQARLETALSAHPGDARAGLMAFLADLTDRTSRPGYRGCGLSNAVIEHPEPDHPARRAALASKRVLRARLEEIARDLGAREPEGLADGLLLLIEGAFASGQIFGPGGPARSLTRAAEALIAASRAA; from the coding sequence ATGCGGGCCGGGGACCGCATCCGGGCGGCGGCCCGCGATCTGTTCTACCGTCGCGGCATCCGGGCCGTGGGCGTCGAGGAGATCGTCGAGCGGGCAGGCGTCACGAAGCCGAGCCTCTACCGCGGCTTCGCCTCGAAGGACGCCCTCGCGGTGGCCTGCCTGGAGGATTTCGCCGCCGCCTTCCAGGCCCGTCTGGAGACGGCGCTCTCGGCCCATCCCGGAGATGCGCGGGCCGGGCTGATGGCCTTCCTGGCGGATCTGACCGACCGCACCTCCCGGCCGGGCTACCGCGGCTGCGGCCTGTCGAATGCGGTGATCGAGCATCCCGAGCCGGACCATCCGGCCCGCCGGGCGGCGCTCGCGAGCAAGCGGGTCCTGCGGGCGCGCCTGGAGGAGATCGCCCGCGACCTCGGCGCCCGCGAGCCGGAGGGACTCGCCGACGGCCTTCTCCTGCTGATCGAGGGAGCCTTCGCGAGCGGGCAGATCTTCGGGCCCGGCGGCCCGGCCCGCAGCCTGACCCGGGCCGCCGAGGCGCTCATCGCCGCAAGCCGCGCCGCGTGA
- a CDS encoding IS1182-like element ISMno8 family transposase, whose translation MAKVFRSWDVDQGWLLPPSLHEFVPPGHMAHFVRDTVREALDLSAILDTYTEERGYPPYHPGMMVALLLYGYSRGLYSSRQLARACEERVDVMAVTGLNRPDFRTIAEFRKRHLAALSDLFVQVLRLCQAAGLVGFAHVAVDGTKLKANASRHKAMSYGRMKTTEAALAAEVEAWLAQAAEMDAAEDRAHGMDRRGDETPDWMADKQRRLAAIRAAKAALEAEAADPPAPEDESGPGASSGMRWQGRPLRGEDGGPPDRAQRNFTEPDSRILPTRDGFVQGYNGQIAVDAAHQVIVAQRLVTNAADYRALVPLIDDVSAHLGRKPREVSGDAGFATEANLTALQARRIRGYLPPGRARHGEAHAAGRRKLTKMPLMSAMAQRLKRAGRRSRYRLRKQVVEPVFGQMKQARGFRQFLLRGLEQVRGEWAMICTAHNLLKLAQAAR comes from the coding sequence ATGGCCAAGGTGTTTCGCTCCTGGGATGTCGATCAAGGCTGGCTGCTGCCGCCCTCGTTGCATGAGTTCGTGCCGCCCGGGCATATGGCGCATTTCGTGCGCGACACGGTGCGCGAGGCGCTCGATCTGTCAGCCATCCTCGACACCTATACCGAGGAGCGCGGCTATCCACCCTACCATCCCGGCATGATGGTGGCGCTCCTGCTCTACGGCTACAGCCGCGGCCTGTACTCCTCGCGCCAACTCGCCCGCGCCTGCGAGGAGCGGGTCGACGTTATGGCGGTGACCGGCCTGAACCGGCCCGACTTCCGCACCATCGCCGAGTTCCGCAAGCGTCATCTCGCGGCGCTGTCGGACCTGTTCGTGCAGGTGCTGCGGCTGTGCCAGGCGGCCGGGCTGGTGGGCTTTGCTCATGTGGCGGTGGACGGGACCAAGCTGAAGGCCAATGCCTCGCGCCACAAAGCGATGAGCTACGGCCGGATGAAGACGACCGAAGCGGCCTTGGCGGCCGAGGTCGAGGCGTGGCTTGCCCAAGCTGCCGAGATGGATGCCGCTGAGGACCGCGCGCACGGAATGGATCGGCGCGGCGACGAGACGCCGGACTGGATGGCCGACAAGCAGCGGCGGCTTGCTGCGATCCGCGCCGCCAAGGCCGCCCTGGAAGCCGAGGCCGCCGATCCGCCCGCCCCTGAGGACGAGAGCGGGCCGGGCGCCTCGTCGGGCATGCGTTGGCAGGGGCGGCCCCTGCGCGGCGAGGACGGCGGCCCACCCGACCGGGCACAGCGCAACTTCACCGAGCCGGACAGCCGGATCCTGCCCACCCGCGACGGGTTCGTGCAGGGCTACAATGGCCAGATCGCGGTCGATGCGGCGCATCAGGTGATCGTGGCGCAGCGGCTCGTGACCAACGCAGCCGACTATCGTGCCCTGGTGCCGCTGATCGACGACGTCTCTGCTCATCTCGGACGCAAGCCGCGCGAGGTCTCGGGCGATGCCGGTTTTGCCACCGAGGCGAACCTGACGGCGCTCCAGGCGCGTCGGATCCGGGGCTACCTGCCGCCCGGCCGAGCGCGTCACGGCGAGGCCCATGCGGCTGGACGGCGCAAGCTGACGAAGATGCCGCTGATGAGCGCGATGGCTCAGCGGCTGAAGCGGGCTGGGCGCCGGAGCCGCTACCGCCTGAGAAAGCAGGTGGTCGAGCCGGTCTTCGGGCAGATGAAGCAGGCCAGAGGTTTTCGGCAGTTCCTGCTGCGCGGTCTTGAGCAGGTCCGAGGCGAGTGGGCGATGATCTGCACCGCCCATAACCTCCTGAAGCTGGCGCAGGCCGCGCGCTAA
- a CDS encoding dicarboxylate/amino acid:cation symporter: protein MQPTAAPTAAAPTAPAAPHHPWYRVLYIQVLIAIALGVLLGYLAPDTAKSMKPLGDAFIALIKMMIAPIIFCTIVHGIASIGDLKKVGRVGLKALVYFEAVSTLALLVGVIVGELIRPGAGFGADPAKLDASAVAGYAQKAAGESTIGHLMAIIPKSFFDALATGDLLQVLLIAILTGVVVTGLGERAKGVTHAIDVAAEIFFRIIGMIVKLAPLGAFGAMAFTIGQFGIGKLGNLAGLVATFYLTSLFFVLVVLGLIARFAGFSILKFLAYIKDELLIVLGTSSSESVLPHMMQKMKRLGASDSVVGLVIPTGYSFNLDGTNIYMTLATLFLAQAVGADLSFGQYATIILVAMLTSKGASGVTGAGFVTLAATLAAIPGNPVPVAAMALILGVDKFMSECRALTNLVGNGVATIVVSRWEGELDPVKLREVMAHPVAIGTEISDETPEPITP, encoded by the coding sequence ATGCAGCCTACTGCCGCCCCAACCGCCGCCGCGCCCACCGCGCCCGCCGCGCCGCATCACCCCTGGTACAGGGTTCTCTACATCCAGGTGCTGATCGCGATCGCGCTCGGCGTGCTGCTCGGCTATCTGGCCCCGGACACCGCCAAGTCGATGAAGCCGCTCGGCGATGCCTTCATCGCGCTCATCAAGATGATGATCGCGCCCATCATCTTCTGCACCATCGTGCACGGCATCGCGTCGATCGGCGACCTGAAGAAGGTCGGCCGCGTGGGCCTCAAGGCGCTGGTGTATTTCGAGGCCGTGTCGACCCTCGCGCTCCTCGTCGGGGTGATCGTCGGCGAGCTGATCCGGCCGGGCGCCGGCTTCGGGGCGGACCCCGCCAAGCTCGATGCGAGTGCGGTGGCCGGCTATGCCCAGAAGGCAGCCGGCGAATCGACCATCGGCCACCTGATGGCGATCATCCCAAAAAGCTTCTTCGACGCCCTCGCCACCGGCGACCTGCTGCAGGTGCTGCTGATCGCCATCCTCACCGGCGTCGTGGTCACGGGGCTCGGCGAGCGCGCCAAGGGCGTCACCCACGCGATCGACGTCGCGGCCGAGATTTTTTTCCGCATCATCGGGATGATCGTGAAGCTCGCGCCGCTCGGCGCCTTCGGGGCGATGGCCTTCACCATCGGCCAGTTCGGCATCGGCAAGCTCGGCAATCTCGCCGGCCTCGTCGCCACCTTCTATCTCACGAGCCTGTTCTTCGTGCTGGTGGTGCTCGGCCTGATCGCGCGCTTCGCGGGCTTCTCGATCCTGAAGTTCCTCGCCTACATCAAGGATGAGTTGCTCATCGTGCTCGGCACCTCCTCGTCGGAGAGCGTGCTGCCGCACATGATGCAGAAGATGAAGCGGCTCGGCGCATCGGACTCGGTGGTCGGCCTCGTCATCCCGACCGGCTACTCGTTCAACCTCGACGGCACCAACATCTACATGACGCTGGCGACGCTGTTCCTGGCACAGGCGGTCGGCGCGGATCTGAGCTTCGGCCAATACGCCACCATCATCCTGGTGGCGATGCTGACCTCGAAGGGCGCCTCCGGCGTCACCGGCGCCGGCTTCGTGACTCTCGCCGCGACCCTCGCGGCGATCCCGGGCAACCCCGTCCCGGTCGCCGCGATGGCGCTCATCCTCGGCGTCGACAAGTTCATGTCGGAATGCCGCGCGCTCACCAACCTGGTGGGCAACGGCGTCGCCACCATCGTGGTGAGCCGCTGGGAGGGCGAGCTCGATCCGGTCAAGCTGCGCGAGGTGATGGCCCACCCGGTGGCGATCGGGACCGAGATCTCGGACGAGACGCCGGAGCCGATCACGCCTTGA
- a CDS encoding ROK family protein: MSTRPPLLIGLDVGGTKIAGIALGPDGRVLAERRAPTPRGDYEGSLRAMTDLVAALEAAAGGTGTVGLGIPGAVSPATGLIKNANSTWLIGRPFKSDLEQRLGRPVRIENDANCLAVSEAVDGAGAGASLVWAVILGTGVGSGIAVEARALSGRNRIAGEWGHNPLPAPREDEHPGPPCYCGRRGCIEAWLSGPALTADHARVTGETLSGEAIVAAMRAGDAVARATFARWRERLARSLASVINILDPDVIVLGGGLSTIDEVYPGLIEEAAPHVISDVVTTPIVKSRYGDASGVRGAAWLWKDATD; the protein is encoded by the coding sequence TTGAGCACGCGCCCTCCCCTCCTGATCGGCCTCGATGTCGGCGGCACCAAGATCGCCGGCATCGCGCTTGGCCCGGACGGCCGGGTCCTGGCCGAGCGCCGCGCTCCCACGCCACGGGGCGATTACGAGGGATCGCTGCGGGCAATGACCGATCTCGTCGCGGCGCTGGAAGCCGCGGCCGGCGGCACCGGCACGGTCGGGCTCGGCATCCCGGGCGCGGTCTCGCCCGCGACCGGCCTCATCAAGAACGCCAATTCCACCTGGCTCATCGGCCGGCCCTTCAAGTCCGACCTGGAGCAGAGGCTCGGCCGCCCGGTGCGGATCGAGAACGACGCCAATTGCCTCGCGGTCTCTGAGGCGGTCGACGGCGCCGGGGCGGGAGCGAGTCTCGTCTGGGCGGTGATCCTCGGCACCGGCGTCGGCTCAGGGATCGCCGTCGAGGCCCGCGCGCTCTCCGGCCGCAACCGCATCGCCGGGGAATGGGGCCACAATCCCCTGCCCGCTCCGCGCGAGGACGAGCACCCGGGGCCGCCCTGCTATTGCGGCCGCCGCGGCTGCATTGAGGCCTGGCTCTCCGGACCGGCGCTGACCGCCGATCACGCCCGGGTCACGGGCGAGACCTTAAGCGGCGAGGCGATCGTCGCGGCGATGCGGGCCGGGGATGCCGTCGCGCGGGCGACCTTCGCGCGCTGGCGCGAACGGCTCGCCCGCAGCCTCGCCTCGGTGATCAATATCCTCGATCCGGACGTGATCGTGCTGGGCGGCGGCCTCTCGACCATCGACGAGGTCTATCCGGGCCTCATCGAGGAGGCGGCCCCGCATGTCATCTCGGACGTGGTGACGACGCCCATCGTGAAAAGCCGCTACGGCGACGCCTCCGGCGTGCGCGGAGCGGCTTGGCTGTGGAAGGATGCGACGGACTGA
- a CDS encoding HdeD family acid-resistance protein, which produces MSTGPSVPSAGTPPDRLTAMSAVLARNWWLVALRGVFAILFGIIALVSPIATLYTLVIFFAAYMLVDGIADIVAAVRAAERHERWGLLLAEGILDILVGIVAFLVPGSALLAFVYLTAAWALVTGALMIAAAFRLHLDHGRWWLVLGGVCSVLFGIALLINPGVSLLVLTYWLAGYAIAFGVLMLILAFRLRSRHAEALPPSAARPA; this is translated from the coding sequence ATGAGCACCGGACCGTCCGTTCCTTCCGCCGGCACGCCGCCCGACCGGCTGACCGCCATGAGCGCCGTGCTCGCCCGCAACTGGTGGCTGGTCGCCCTGCGGGGCGTCTTCGCGATCCTGTTCGGGATCATCGCCCTGGTCTCGCCCATCGCGACGCTCTACACGCTGGTGATCTTCTTCGCCGCCTACATGCTGGTCGACGGGATCGCCGACATCGTCGCGGCGGTGCGGGCCGCGGAGCGGCACGAGCGCTGGGGTCTCCTCCTGGCGGAGGGGATTCTCGACATCCTGGTCGGCATCGTGGCCTTCCTGGTGCCGGGCAGCGCGCTCCTGGCCTTCGTCTATCTCACGGCGGCCTGGGCGCTGGTCACGGGCGCGCTGATGATCGCGGCGGCCTTCCGGCTGCACCTCGACCATGGGCGCTGGTGGCTGGTGCTCGGGGGCGTCTGCTCGGTGCTGTTCGGCATCGCGCTCTTGATCAATCCCGGCGTATCCCTGCTCGTGCTCACCTACTGGCTGGCCGGCTACGCCATCGCGTTCGGCGTCCTGATGCTGATCCTCGCCTTCCGCCTGCGCAGCCGGCATGCCGAGGCCCTGCCGCCAAGCGCCGCGCGGCCGGCCTGA
- a CDS encoding HlyD family secretion protein, with protein MLDDQSGAEHRDGRSPDAPAARNRADLPRSHDATPSPDREPERTGSSRDGRGGRGEKTPSPIRRHPVWFALGAILLVATGAAGFWYWLVFVHPYESTDDAFVAARQFSVAPKVSGYVVAVPVTDNQHVEAGSVLFQIDRRDYAAALREAQAQVASAEAAIRNIDAQIEAQRGSIAEAEAQVEQADAALAFARQEAARYQDLAQRGAGSIQQSQQSTSNLQQQQANLSRARAAVTVAQKQVGSLQAQRAGAEASLAQARAQEEQARLNLGYTTVTAAQAGRVVRLTGAVGQYAQAGQALGMFVPDDIWITANFKETQITDMRPGQDVDVEIDAYPDRTIKGRVESVQPGSGTAFSLLPAENATGNFVKVVQRVPVKIVVDHWPEDVAIGPGLSVVPTVRVR; from the coding sequence ATGCTGGACGATCAATCCGGCGCGGAGCACCGCGACGGGCGGAGTCCCGATGCGCCGGCGGCGAGGAACCGGGCCGACCTGCCTCGCTCCCACGACGCGACCCCCTCCCCGGACCGGGAGCCGGAGCGGACGGGTTCGTCCCGGGACGGCCGAGGCGGCCGGGGCGAGAAGACGCCGTCGCCGATCCGCCGCCACCCGGTCTGGTTCGCCCTCGGCGCGATCCTGCTCGTCGCCACGGGGGCGGCGGGCTTCTGGTACTGGCTCGTCTTCGTGCACCCCTACGAGTCCACGGACGACGCCTTCGTGGCCGCCCGCCAGTTCTCGGTCGCCCCGAAGGTCTCGGGCTACGTCGTGGCCGTGCCGGTCACCGACAACCAGCACGTCGAGGCCGGCAGCGTCCTGTTCCAGATCGACCGGCGCGACTACGCGGCCGCCCTCCGGGAGGCGCAGGCGCAGGTCGCCTCGGCCGAGGCCGCGATCCGCAACATCGACGCGCAGATCGAGGCCCAGAGGGGCAGCATCGCGGAGGCCGAGGCGCAGGTCGAGCAGGCCGATGCCGCCCTCGCCTTCGCCCGCCAGGAGGCTGCCCGCTACCAGGACCTCGCCCAGCGCGGCGCGGGCAGCATCCAGCAATCCCAGCAATCGACCTCGAACCTGCAGCAGCAGCAGGCCAACCTGTCCCGCGCCCGCGCCGCCGTGACCGTGGCGCAGAAGCAGGTCGGCTCGCTGCAGGCCCAGCGGGCCGGCGCCGAGGCGAGCCTCGCCCAGGCGCGCGCCCAGGAGGAGCAGGCGAGGCTCAACCTCGGCTATACGACCGTGACGGCGGCCCAGGCCGGCCGGGTGGTCCGCCTCACCGGAGCGGTCGGCCAATACGCGCAGGCCGGCCAGGCGCTCGGCATGTTCGTGCCCGACGACATCTGGATCACCGCGAACTTCAAGGAAACCCAGATCACCGACATGCGGCCGGGCCAGGACGTCGATGTCGAGATCGACGCCTACCCGGATCGCACGATCAAGGGCCGCGTCGAGTCCGTGCAGCCGGGCTCGGGAACCGCTTTCAGCCTGCTCCCGGCCGAGAACGCCACGGGCAACTTCGTGAAGGTGGTGCAGCGCGTGCCGGTGAAGATCGTGGTCGACCACTGGCCGGAGGACGTCGCGATCGGGCCCGGCCTGTCCGTCGTGCCGACGGTGCGGGTGCGGTGA
- a CDS encoding DHA2 family efflux MFS transporter permease subunit, translating into MSAPDPADSAAGGHNPWLVAVVVAIATFMEVLDTTIANVALRYISGGLAVGPDEAAWVVTSYLVANAIVLTASSFVAKRYGRKAFFMAAIALFTVSSILCGFAWSLESLLVFRVLQGLGGGGMAPLAQSILADSFPPEKRGQAFALYGIAIVVAPVVGPTLGGWLSDTYSWHWCFLINAPVGVIALGLIHLLVQDPKSAIEERERLRREGVDFDLVGFVLVATFLGSLEVVLDQGQRKDWFGSNLIVTFAVFMGIAFAAIIPWELTRRNPVVDLRLLGRRQFGSCFLVMMATGAILIATTQFLPQLLQDHFGYTATWAGLALSPGGLVTCLMMFVIGRIASVVQPKYLIAGGAAIIAVAMVDLTNLYGDLDFGFFVWSRIAIGIGLPMIFLSITAASYEGIAPAQTDQASALINVARNVGGSMGVSLAQNMLAYRQQFHTSRLVEHVVPSEPAYQETLRHATDYFATHGASTVDAQSQAFAWIGQQVQTQSAFLAYIDVFWTLAMVSAATIPLAMILTSVKRRGGAPATGH; encoded by the coding sequence GTGAGCGCTCCCGACCCCGCCGACAGCGCCGCGGGCGGGCACAATCCCTGGCTCGTCGCCGTGGTGGTGGCGATCGCAACCTTCATGGAGGTGCTCGACACCACGATCGCCAATGTGGCGCTGCGCTACATCTCGGGCGGCCTCGCGGTGGGGCCCGACGAGGCCGCCTGGGTGGTGACGAGCTACCTCGTCGCCAACGCCATCGTGCTCACCGCCTCGAGCTTCGTCGCCAAGCGCTACGGGCGCAAGGCGTTCTTCATGGCGGCGATCGCGCTGTTCACGGTCTCCTCCATCCTGTGCGGATTCGCCTGGAGCCTCGAATCCCTGCTGGTCTTCCGGGTGCTGCAGGGGCTCGGCGGCGGCGGCATGGCGCCGCTCGCACAGTCGATCCTGGCGGATTCCTTCCCGCCGGAGAAGCGCGGGCAGGCCTTCGCGCTCTACGGAATCGCCATCGTGGTGGCGCCGGTGGTCGGGCCGACGCTGGGCGGCTGGCTCTCCGACACCTATTCCTGGCACTGGTGCTTCCTGATCAACGCGCCGGTCGGCGTGATCGCCCTCGGGTTGATCCATCTCCTGGTCCAGGATCCGAAATCGGCGATCGAGGAACGCGAGCGCCTGCGCCGCGAGGGCGTCGATTTCGATCTCGTCGGCTTCGTGCTGGTCGCGACCTTCCTCGGCTCGCTCGAAGTCGTGCTCGACCAGGGGCAGCGGAAGGACTGGTTCGGCTCGAACCTCATCGTCACCTTCGCGGTGTTCATGGGGATCGCCTTCGCGGCGATAATCCCGTGGGAGCTCACCCGCAGGAACCCGGTCGTCGACCTGCGGCTGCTCGGCCGCCGCCAGTTCGGCTCCTGCTTCCTCGTGATGATGGCGACGGGCGCCATCCTGATCGCCACCACGCAGTTCCTGCCGCAGCTGCTCCAGGATCATTTCGGCTACACCGCCACCTGGGCCGGCCTCGCCCTCTCCCCCGGCGGCCTCGTCACCTGCCTGATGATGTTCGTGATCGGTCGCATCGCGAGCGTCGTGCAGCCGAAATACCTCATCGCCGGCGGGGCCGCGATCATCGCCGTCGCGATGGTCGATCTCACCAACCTCTACGGCGACCTCGATTTCGGATTCTTCGTCTGGTCGCGCATCGCGATCGGCATCGGCCTGCCGATGATCTTCCTGTCGATCACCGCCGCCTCCTACGAGGGAATCGCCCCGGCGCAGACCGACCAGGCCTCGGCGCTCATCAACGTCGCCCGCAATGTCGGCGGCTCGATGGGCGTGTCGCTCGCCCAGAACATGCTCGCCTACCGGCAGCAATTCCATACCAGCCGGCTCGTGGAGCACGTCGTGCCCTCCGAGCCCGCCTACCAGGAGACGCTGCGGCACGCCACCGACTACTTCGCCACGCACGGCGCCTCGACGGTCGACGCGCAGAGCCAGGCCTTCGCCTGGATCGGCCAGCAGGTGCAGACCCAATCGGCCTTCCTGGCCTATATCGACGTGTTCTGGACGCTGGCCATGGTGTCGGCCGCCACCATTCCGCTGGCGATGATCCTGACATCGGTGAAGCGCCGGGGCGGCGCGCCCGCCACCGGGCATTGA
- a CDS encoding cation diffusion facilitator family transporter: MNQSGSRFVIYAALAGNLAIAATKLMAALYTGSSAMFTEAVHSFVDTGNQGLLLYGLHRAARPADDSHNFGHGLELYFWSFVVALMIFALGGAYAIYEGIEKIRHPHPIEAAWVNVAVIGTALVFEGLSFLAAWREMRHRFARLPLWRAVARSKDPSTFAVVLEDGAALIGLGFALAGIVGSTWLGRPQSDGVASVAIGLLLVATAMVLFRETRSLLTGESASPRLIEQATAILRSDPRVLGVPRLRSLHLGPTTVLLAASLDLDRDLSAEGIRHAVGDLRGAIRHGLPGVELLLELREAEAVASSDRGAIPARP, from the coding sequence GTGAACCAGTCCGGATCGCGTTTCGTCATCTACGCCGCCCTGGCCGGCAACCTCGCCATCGCGGCGACCAAGCTCATGGCCGCCCTCTACACCGGGTCGAGCGCGATGTTCACCGAGGCCGTACATTCCTTCGTCGATACGGGCAACCAGGGGCTGCTGCTCTATGGCCTGCACCGGGCCGCGCGGCCGGCGGACGACAGCCACAATTTCGGGCATGGGCTCGAACTCTACTTCTGGTCCTTCGTCGTCGCCCTGATGATCTTCGCGCTCGGCGGCGCCTACGCGATCTACGAGGGCATCGAGAAGATCCGCCACCCCCACCCGATCGAGGCGGCCTGGGTCAACGTCGCGGTGATCGGCACCGCCCTGGTCTTCGAGGGCCTGTCCTTCCTCGCCGCGTGGCGGGAGATGCGCCACCGCTTCGCGCGGCTGCCGCTCTGGCGCGCGGTCGCGCGCAGCAAGGACCCGAGCACCTTCGCGGTGGTGCTGGAGGACGGTGCGGCCCTGATCGGCCTCGGCTTCGCGCTGGCGGGCATCGTCGGGAGCACGTGGCTCGGCCGGCCGCAGAGCGACGGCGTGGCCTCGGTGGCGATCGGCCTGCTGCTCGTCGCGACCGCCATGGTGCTGTTTCGCGAGACCCGCAGCCTGCTGACCGGCGAGAGCGCCTCGCCCCGCCTGATCGAGCAGGCCACCGCCATCCTGCGGTCCGACCCGCGGGTCCTCGGCGTGCCGCGTCTGCGCAGCCTCCATCTGGGACCGACGACCGTGCTGCTGGCCGCCTCCCTCGACCTCGACCGCGACCTGAGCGCCGAGGGCATCCGGCACGCCGTCGGCGACCTGCGCGGGGCGATCCGGCACGGCCTGCCGGGGGTGGAGCTGCTGCTGGAACTCCGCGAGGCGGAGGCCGTGGCGTCATCCGACCGGGGCGCGATCCCGGCCCGCCCGTAG